The genomic region TCAAACAATTGGCTATCTTTTCCTCTTTCTCCCACTCATTCTTCTTTACCTCCTCATCTTCAAAATGATCAATCTCATCATTTTTCATTAGGATTAGTCAATGAGACTATTGACAATCCCTTCCAAAACCAAGGTATACGATATTACTCTTAACAAATATTCATCCCTGTTCTGAATGTTGAAGTGTGCGACCATCTCATCAATactaattcatatttattttttgtagaaTGGAACTTAATGAACACACAAGGAAGCAATGAAGTTCCAAAGGTGGCTGATTTTCTTGGAATGAACAAATCTGAAAATCAATCTGAATTAATCCCTTACAATGAAATCCAAGCAAACGATTCGGATTATCTCTTTCAAAACAACCACCTTATGCCATCAATGCAAAATGCTTTAGCTCCTCCTCCTACAAACAACTATGATCTTCAAGAAAATGCTTGTAATATTCAATCTTTGACATTATCTATGGGGAGTGGAAAAGGCTCAACTAGTGAAACAAGTGCTAGCCCTAGCATGAATGCTGCTACCGCGAGTGCCAGTGCTGAAAATAGTAATAACACTAGTATTGTTGAAGCTGCACCTAGAAGAACTTTAGATACTTTTGGCCAAAGAACATCAATTTATAGAGGTGTAACTaggtaatgttttttttttaaaaaaaaaaacttaggtttcctttctttttctttcttatttctcaTCATGACGGCCGTGCTCGTTCTGGACTTGAGAAAATGTAGACATAGATGGACAGGAAGGTATGAAGCACATCTATGGGATAATAGTTGTAGAAGGGAAGGTCAATCAAGGAAAGGTCGTCAAGGTGAAATTTCAATCATCAATAATctcctttaaataaattttcttcttttttttttccaatcaaTTGTTTctaattaactaattttttttctatcatttttttGGGGTGGATGCTATTGTTATTCATTTGCAGTGTATTTGGGTAAGCAACTTAATTAACACTTTATTTGGTCAATCTTCAATTATTTTTCCCTATCTTGCTCGGACCCTTCAATAATATCAGTAGATGCGTGTTGAATTCTCCAagaatagtgtatttttggagaatctgacAATGGTGATCAAAAGTGAAGGGTCCTATTATTTCTTAGAacataattttatcattttttttttgttatttatttttgtttgcgTAGGAGGGTATGATAAGGAGGAGAAAGCAGCTAGGGCTTATGATCTTGCTGCATTGAAATATTGGGGAACATCTACCACTACAAATTTCCCAGTAATTAATTAGCCTTTACTTAGaacaatattaaaaattaataatataataaatgtagtaatatttaattaaaattaaggatttgattatttatggtcgtgtatattaattatttatttgatgaGTATAGATTAGTAACTATGAGAAGGAATGTGAAGACATGAAGCATATGACAAGGCAAGAATTTGTTGCTGCAATAAGAAGGTCAGAaccttttataattaaattgatGTTATTATATATTCCATCTACTAAATCTTACTTTTTATTGTTATAGACtttctattttaaatataatagtCAGAGTAATGTAGTGTTCTTTTATAGCTACCAATTATTGGAACAATAATAGAAATAGAAGATTTTGGCAGAGGCTGACCATTTCTTCTTTTCACTGACAACTtcttttaatttcatatatatatatatatctgtattataattttgaagattctatTTAATTTAGTCATAGATAATGTAACATTTCTTTTACACTGTCAAATCAAATCAACGTAAAAATGACTACAAGTGATTTATACATTGATAGTGAAAACGATTATTGTACTATCAATATATTTaagttaaattcattttttcttgcTATACATTCAGGAAGAGTAGTGGCTTCTCAAGGGGTGCATCCATGTATCGTGGTGTTACAAGGTATTCATAGTATtgtttccttctcttttttttttttctaataaaaactttagtaagaaaaatattttatttttatttttataattttagtgtTGTCTTTATTCTCATCTTTTATTGTTGGTTTTTTCTCATGACATGTCTGGGAGCAGGCACCATCAGCATGGGAGATGGCAAGCAAGGATAGGAAGAGTTGCTGGAAACAAAGATCTCTACTTAGGAACTTTCAGTAAGTGAAAAATCTGAATCCGCCACCGAAAATATCtttattcttccttttttcactaaaataaaCTCTTTCCTGATTAAAATGACTAACAAATATATTCTATAGTGACTAACATGCTTCaataaatttttagtttatgttaTGGACATTataatgtaaaaattatttgatCTATTGTTGAGCTAAATTATAATAAGTAATTCTTCAACTTATATGTAACCTAAAAGATAGAGAAATATTCAGGGGCGAATCTAGGGTTAGACTCAATGGTTTAAGAGTTTAAAATTCACCCTCGAGTCCTTTCTCACTCACCGGAGAGTCTACGTCTGATTAGGTGAGTTGCCAGATGGATCTATCATGTCTTGGGTAGAATTGACTGACGCATTCCTTAATAGATTCTTCCCACCTTCTCTAATGTTGCATCTCCGGGATGAGACTTGTATATGTGATAAATTAACAAGAATTCCTAGTTCAAATCTCAAGTATTCTGTTTCTATTTTTCAAATCCTGATACCACTACTGAAAATATCTTGTTATGAAGGTGGTATTATCTGTTCCTCTTTTCATGAGAAGATACATGTAATTATTACCCTAGGTGACATGATTGCATTTAAATTCATAGAAGCTTAAACACTATTTTTAGAGTTCAACTTCTTTACACTGCCATCTAGTGTAACATAAATTTAACTTCATCAAATTATCAAAAAGATAATTATAAGCAATTAAACATTGTGATCCTTATAATATAGTAAGATTAATAACTTACAAAGTAAggcaaaatat from Solanum stenotomum isolate F172 unplaced genomic scaffold, ASM1918654v1 scaffold15566, whole genome shotgun sequence harbors:
- the LOC125850234 gene encoding AP2-like ethylene-responsive transcription factor PLT2; this encodes MNSNNWLSFPLSPTHSSLPPHLQNDQSHHFSLGLVNETIDNPFQNQEWNLMNTQGSNEVPKVADFLGMNKSENQSELIPYNEIQANDSDYLFQNNHLMPSMQNALAPPPTNNYDLQENACNIQSLTLSMGSGKGSTSETSASPSMNAATASASAENSNNTSIVEAAPRRTLDTFGQRTSIYRGVTRHRWTGRYEAHLWDNSCRREGQSRKGRQVYLGGYDKEEKAARAYDLAALKYWGTSTTTNFPISNYEKECEDMKHMTRQEFVAAIRRKSSGFSRGASMYRGVTRHHQHGRWQARIGRVAGNKDLYLGTFTTEEEAAEAYDIAAIKFRGLNAVTNFDMNRYDVKAILESNTLPIGGGAAKRLKEAQALESSRKRDQEMMALNSSFQYGNSNPLQAYPLMQQQPSFDNSQPLLTLQNHDISQYNIQDSSSHFHQSYLQTQLQLQNNSHQVLYNNYLQNNQVFLHGLMNNNEGSSSGSYSTGGYFGNSPGLGGMSSNSTSGNNGGGGGGSVAHEEVALVKVDYDNIPSYNGWSGESPVQGSNPGVFSMWNE